The following are from one region of the Planctomycetota bacterium genome:
- a CDS encoding efflux RND transporter periplasmic adaptor subunit — MVKAKILARALCFILCLIVFSSCSQKEPPKARQARLATVTVTKPAEERVERIITAIGTLDLEDEVNVATEVGGLIKEVRFEEGQEISPGDILVVLDETNFKLNVDKANAALDKATSGLSLAEDNYNRAKTLKEKELISNQEYQEATLALQNAKSDLAGAQTNCRIAQRALDFSVIKAPFRGRGISGSTENGQSRDGVPAGEFPKGKYTWEVQKKLVSVGEYLNTGSPVAELVNRTTLKLRFTVPEREARYLAMGKAVKFTTLAAPGDFKAVIFYIAPNIIESTRAVTVKAYVDNKDHVLRAGYSANVSFVGELSEKAMMISRRSLRFDVDKSYVLVVMDGVLKKKDVTIGIEHDEYVEITSGLSLTDKVVVRSGSFLEDGTKVEVIPDSPVGTPVPQSRPEWQGSPEAADKPENKKDK; from the coding sequence ATGGTAAAAGCAAAGATTCTTGCGAGAGCGCTGTGTTTTATTTTATGTCTAATCGTTTTTTCCTCCTGTTCGCAAAAGGAACCGCCCAAGGCCAGGCAGGCGCGCCTGGCGACCGTGACGGTCACGAAACCCGCGGAGGAACGGGTTGAGCGCATCATAACCGCCATCGGAACGCTCGATCTGGAAGACGAGGTTAATGTCGCCACCGAAGTCGGCGGGCTCATCAAGGAAGTCCGGTTTGAGGAAGGGCAGGAGATATCTCCGGGCGATATTTTGGTCGTGCTGGATGAGACTAATTTTAAGCTGAATGTGGATAAGGCAAATGCTGCTTTGGACAAGGCTACATCAGGACTTTCGCTGGCGGAGGATAATTACAATCGCGCCAAGACCTTAAAGGAGAAGGAATTGATTTCAAACCAGGAATACCAGGAAGCCACACTGGCGCTTCAGAATGCCAAGTCCGACCTTGCCGGCGCCCAGACCAATTGCCGGATTGCCCAGCGGGCGCTGGATTTTTCCGTCATCAAAGCACCGTTCCGCGGGCGCGGCATTTCCGGTTCAACCGAGAACGGCCAATCACGGGATGGCGTCCCGGCCGGCGAATTCCCCAAGGGCAAATACACCTGGGAAGTCCAGAAGAAGCTTGTTTCCGTGGGAGAGTATTTGAATACCGGCAGCCCGGTTGCCGAGCTGGTTAACCGGACGACCCTGAAACTGCGTTTCACCGTACCGGAACGGGAAGCCCGTTATCTTGCCATGGGCAAGGCCGTGAAATTTACCACCCTGGCCGCGCCCGGCGATTTTAAGGCAGTAATATTTTACATCGCCCCGAATATCATCGAAAGCACGCGGGCAGTCACCGTCAAGGCGTATGTCGACAATAAAGACCATGTTTTGCGTGCCGGCTATTCCGCCAACGTCAGTTTCGTCGGAGAACTCAGCGAGAAAGCCATGATGATTTCCCGCCGTTCATTGCGTTTTGACGTGGATAAATCATACGTCCTGGTAGTCATGGACGGGGTGCTTAAGAAGAAAGATGTAACCATCGGAATTGAACATGATGAATATGTGGAAATAACTTCCGGGCTCAGCTTAACCGATAAGGTGGTGGTCCGTTCGGGCTCGTTTTTGGAAGATGGCACCAAGGTGGAGGTGATACCGGATTCTCCGGTTGGAACGCCTGTCCCGCAGTCCCGCCCCGAATGGCAAGGCTCTCCAGAGGCGGCGGATAAACCGGAAAATAAGAAAGATAAATAA
- a CDS encoding FAD-binding oxidoreductase has translation MFKSADIVIIGGGVFGTSVAYHLAQSGLPVPLRGTQAGAKNIILLEKDLLGSGATGKAAGLTIRQWTTELDIALVNGSLEIYKSLPGINSAFRQTGLVYLASTADDDKYLTQSELLIKTAGVRYSRWDKAAIKKNLPWMATDIFTAGLYTPDDGYIDPYQIVSAFASLARKKGVEFWEKTEAIAIDVSDNKVSGVKTSQGYISTPLIINAAGAWAKKVGALAGLNLPLKPYRTQIAVLCQSGATATERRMAVLKPKHKLPNNFTAVYDMAKNVYFHEETGGLLLAGDGTTETEENPDQYKQRGDDKFLSEIADKISSLIPGMSEAGVVKSWAGLCMATPDRLPVLGPVKELEGFWIAGGDNGYGFMRAGMLGKLLAEILRGDKSSLDISLLSPERFKGKDYSEFKIKQGMTV, from the coding sequence ATGTTTAAATCAGCGGATATTGTCATAATCGGCGGCGGGGTTTTCGGGACTTCCGTTGCCTACCACCTCGCCCAATCCGGTCTGCCTGTCCCGTTGCGCGGGACGCAGGCAGGCGCTAAGAATATAATTCTTTTGGAAAAAGACCTGCTCGGAAGCGGCGCCACCGGCAAGGCCGCCGGTTTAACCATACGACAGTGGACCACAGAACTCGATATCGCCCTGGTCAACGGGTCACTGGAAATATATAAGAGCCTGCCCGGTATTAATTCCGCTTTCAGGCAGACCGGGCTTGTGTATCTGGCAAGCACTGCGGATGACGATAAATACCTCACCCAATCCGAGTTACTTATAAAGACAGCCGGTGTCCGATATTCCCGCTGGGATAAAGCCGCTATTAAAAAGAATCTCCCCTGGATGGCGACGGATATTTTCACTGCCGGTTTATACACACCCGATGACGGCTACATAGACCCCTACCAGATAGTTTCCGCGTTCGCTTCCCTGGCGCGTAAAAAGGGAGTGGAGTTTTGGGAGAAGACCGAAGCCATAGCAATAGATGTCTCGGATAATAAAGTCAGCGGGGTCAAGACCAGCCAGGGCTATATTTCCACTCCACTTATAATCAATGCCGCAGGCGCCTGGGCTAAAAAGGTCGGCGCACTGGCTGGGTTGAATCTTCCTTTGAAACCTTACCGCACCCAGATTGCCGTCCTATGCCAGTCCGGAGCGACGGCTACGGAGCGGCGGATGGCCGTCCTGAAACCCAAGCACAAGCTCCCCAATAATTTTACCGCCGTTTATGATATGGCTAAGAACGTGTATTTCCATGAGGAAACCGGAGGCCTTCTACTTGCCGGGGACGGCACGACCGAGACAGAGGAAAACCCCGACCAATATAAACAGCGGGGTGACGATAAATTCCTTTCCGAGATTGCGGATAAGATATCATCGTTAATTCCCGGAATGTCCGAGGCTGGAGTGGTAAAATCATGGGCCGGGCTTTGCATGGCAACTCCTGACCGCCTGCCGGTTTTAGGGCCGGTGAAGGAGTTGGAAGGATTCTGGATTGCCGGGGGCGATAACGGCTACGGATTTATGAGGGCCGGGATGCTCGGCAAACTCTTGGCGGAAATATTGAGGGGAGATAAATCATCGCTTGATATCTCCTTGCTTTCACCGGAGAGGTTTAAGGGCAAAGATTATTCTGAGTTTAAGATTAAGCAGGGAATGACGGTTTAA
- a CDS encoding efflux RND transporter permease subunit yields the protein MSIRRPVTTVMVICALLIFGVIGFFRLGIALMPDVDFPIVSVGTSWRNSTPEQVEISVTKPIEAAIGQLEGVKHITSSNRRGSSRVTVEFELSRDIESATQDVRDAVSRASHDLPDDVDPPTISKYDVNAQPIMMIAVYGDLPVTEIRQFAEETIAPRLQQKPGVGSIDVGGGRTREIRIWLYRDKLKQYGITIQDVINALKTENLEMPGGKVETNVQELVINTKGRIDNARRFNDIVITYREGTSIKISDVGYAEDGMNDMDSIVRFVDPAGAERLSIGMRVSPQTGANQVAVARAIREEIENTRKILPKGMYMDIAFDNSVFIERAINDVNMNLVVGAILASLVILLFLQNIGTAVISALAIPTSIIATFGFMYFMGFTLNTLTMLGLALAVGIVIDDAIIIVENIYRHREEGKGMLEAAKDGASEISFAAMAATFALLGIFLPVAFMSGLIGRFFYEFGMTMAFSIFISLVVALTLTPMLSSRYLKVGVARFFLFKWFEALMNGSRRLYTRVIAVTLKYSITTIVAAIILFIGSVWLVRNLGVEFQPQEDQSRFMVRIETPIDYSVLATEQVTRKVVDIVKGIPEVEYFMAATGGFGGSANSGSLNVTLKDRRFRTRSQFEIMADVRRMLSKIPDAAVSVSEASGGAPGGGGRGGAIQYVIQGPDLAVLDRATNTIMEELKKTHGFVDVDRDLRIGKPELQVKIDRERAAEMGISAADISGIIGVSFGGLEVGDYTEGGKTYKVRVKAVDSERRTIKDISDISIRSAKGEVVDMTNIIDVKPSIGPNMINRTDRERSVTLSANLEGLPLGDAIAQMEAISKKVLPPGYYGRRSGSSEMFGDAYFSIIFALVLALIFSYMILAAQFENFIHPFSITLSLPLAVVGALGFLWFGANVIGLSGMTINIMFMIGVILLVGLAKKNAILLIDYTDQLRKSGLSRDDALKQACPVRLRPILMTSITTIAATIPVIIGLGEGSESRRPMAIAIFGGIVTSTLLTLVVIPSVYRIFDIILTKFHLSRESKKQ from the coding sequence ATGTCCATAAGAAGACCGGTGACCACGGTGATGGTCATTTGCGCGCTTCTCATTTTCGGCGTTATCGGATTTTTCAGGCTCGGCATTGCGCTCATGCCCGATGTCGATTTTCCCATAGTCAGCGTCGGCACCAGCTGGCGCAATTCCACGCCTGAACAGGTGGAAATAAGCGTGACCAAGCCAATCGAAGCCGCCATCGGACAGCTGGAAGGCGTCAAGCATATTACCTCATCCAACCGGCGCGGTTCATCCCGCGTCACCGTGGAGTTCGAATTATCCCGCGATATCGAAAGCGCGACCCAAGACGTGCGCGATGCCGTTTCACGGGCATCCCATGATTTGCCGGATGATGTTGACCCGCCGACCATCAGTAAATACGATGTCAATGCCCAGCCGATTATGATGATTGCCGTTTATGGAGATTTGCCGGTGACCGAGATACGCCAGTTTGCAGAGGAGACCATTGCCCCGCGGCTCCAGCAGAAACCGGGAGTAGGCTCCATCGATGTCGGCGGAGGCCGGACGAGAGAAATCAGGATCTGGCTCTACCGCGACAAGCTCAAGCAATACGGGATAACCATCCAGGATGTCATCAATGCGCTTAAGACGGAAAACCTGGAAATGCCCGGCGGCAAGGTGGAAACGAATGTCCAGGAACTGGTCATCAATACCAAGGGCAGGATTGATAACGCCCGGCGCTTTAACGATATTGTGATTACTTACCGCGAAGGGACATCGATAAAAATAAGCGATGTCGGCTACGCCGAAGACGGGATGAACGATATGGATTCGATCGTCCGTTTCGTGGACCCGGCGGGCGCCGAACGCTTAAGCATCGGGATGCGCGTCTCGCCGCAGACCGGCGCCAACCAGGTTGCCGTGGCGCGCGCCATACGCGAGGAGATAGAAAACACGCGCAAGATTCTCCCCAAAGGGATGTATATGGATATAGCTTTCGATAACTCGGTCTTTATCGAGCGCGCCATAAACGATGTCAATATGAACTTGGTAGTTGGCGCGATACTGGCCTCCCTGGTTATACTTTTGTTCCTGCAGAATATCGGGACGGCCGTTATCAGCGCCCTAGCTATCCCGACTTCGATTATCGCCACCTTCGGATTCATGTATTTCATGGGCTTTACATTAAATACGCTGACCATGCTCGGGCTGGCGCTGGCCGTGGGGATTGTCATAGACGATGCCATCATAATAGTCGAAAATATTTACCGCCATAGGGAAGAAGGTAAAGGCATGTTGGAAGCCGCCAAGGACGGTGCCAGCGAGATAAGCTTTGCCGCCATGGCCGCGACCTTCGCGCTTTTGGGCATATTCCTGCCGGTCGCTTTTATGTCCGGGCTCATCGGCAGGTTTTTCTATGAATTTGGGATGACCATGGCTTTTTCCATATTCATCTCGCTCGTCGTGGCTTTAACCCTGACCCCGATGCTTTCTTCCCGGTACCTTAAGGTCGGAGTAGCGCGGTTTTTCCTTTTCAAATGGTTTGAAGCGCTGATGAACGGCTCGCGCAGGCTCTACACCAGGGTTATTGCCGTCACTTTAAAATACAGCATCACGACTATTGTGGCGGCAATCATCCTTTTTATCGGGAGCGTCTGGCTGGTCAGGAATCTAGGCGTGGAATTCCAGCCGCAGGAAGACCAGTCGCGCTTTATGGTGCGCATAGAAACGCCCATAGATTATTCCGTATTGGCCACCGAACAGGTGACCAGGAAAGTCGTGGATATAGTCAAAGGCATTCCGGAGGTGGAATATTTCATGGCGGCCACCGGCGGCTTCGGCGGTTCGGCAAACTCCGGCAGCCTGAACGTGACCCTGAAGGACAGGCGTTTCAGGACGCGTTCGCAGTTTGAAATAATGGCGGATGTTCGTCGCATGCTTTCCAAAATCCCGGACGCGGCGGTGAGCGTTTCCGAGGCAAGCGGAGGCGCGCCGGGCGGCGGCGGGCGCGGAGGCGCCATCCAGTATGTCATCCAGGGGCCGGACCTTGCCGTGCTTGACCGGGCAACGAATACTATCATGGAAGAACTGAAGAAAACGCACGGCTTTGTCGATGTGGACCGCGATTTGCGCATCGGGAAACCCGAGCTACAGGTGAAGATAGACCGTGAACGCGCCGCCGAGATGGGAATTTCCGCAGCGGATATCTCCGGCATCATCGGTGTAAGTTTCGGCGGGCTGGAAGTGGGCGATTATACCGAAGGCGGAAAAACATATAAAGTCCGCGTTAAAGCGGTGGATAGCGAGCGGAGGACCATAAAGGATATCTCGGATATCAGCATCCGCTCGGCAAAGGGAGAGGTCGTGGATATGACCAATATAATCGATGTCAAGCCTTCGATCGGGCCGAACATGATAAACCGGACCGACCGCGAGCGTTCCGTGACGCTTTCGGCCAACCTGGAAGGATTGCCCCTGGGCGATGCTATCGCGCAGATGGAAGCGATAAGCAAAAAAGTGCTTCCTCCCGGTTATTACGGCAGGCGTTCAGGCTCGAGCGAGATGTTCGGAGATGCCTATTTCAGCATAATTTTCGCGCTTGTCTTGGCGCTTATTTTCAGCTATATGATTCTTGCCGCCCAGTTTGAAAACTTCATCCATCCCTTTTCCATCACGCTTTCGCTTCCGTTGGCCGTGGTCGGTGCTCTGGGGTTCCTGTGGTTTGGCGCGAATGTTATCGGCCTGTCCGGCATGACCATAAACATCATGTTCATGATCGGCGTAATTCTACTGGTCGGCCTGGCTAAGAAAAACGCCATTCTCTTGATTGATTATACCGACCAGCTTAGGAAAAGCGGGTTAAGCCGTGACGATGCCCTGAAGCAGGCCTGCCCGGTCAGGTTAAGGCCGATTCTTATGACCTCGATTACCACGATTGCCGCGACTATCCCGGTGATTATCGGTTTGGGGGAAGGCTCGGAAAGCCGCCGCCCGATGGCGATAGCCATATTCGGCGGGATAGTAACCTCGACCCT